In one Cydia strobilella chromosome 25, ilCydStro3.1, whole genome shotgun sequence genomic region, the following are encoded:
- the LOC134752855 gene encoding homeobox protein ceh-30 produces MDNTEAMDVENGVEKNDKKLPFSIENLLSDKFKETKNVTNNEPGASGDNDKAVFDYPKYNDDIDDNDNESDDDKSDVDVESSTDAQELDKVADYQQSSSSRGKRARTAFSAQQIKSLEAEFEKNRYLSVAARGRLARQLRLTETQIKIWFQNRRTKWKRKYTNDVELLAQQYYSSLGIVAPRPMFVGDRLWIFNYPNRIPPTQQQQWMKSINITQPQIQRSLPFKPEVPFAMPPYPNERFFPERNLLTAPVKIPAQPRLLPREVYSNMATAQRSLDVYKNNILSHSPTQENVDHLRRLEENFSI; encoded by the exons ATGGACAACACAGAAGCAATGGATGTCGAAAACGGAGTAGAAAAGAATGACAAAAAACTCCCCTTTTCAATAGAAAACTTACTTTCAGACaaatttaaagaaacaaaaaatgtaacaaataaTGAACCTGGTGCAAGTGGTGATAATGATAAAGCTGTGTTTGATTATCCGAAGtataatgatgatattgatgataatgataatgagtCAGATGATGATAAAAGTGATGTTGATGTGGAGAGCTCGACGGATGCGCAGGAGTTGGATAAAGTTGCTGATTATCAACAATCAA GCTCCTCCAGAGGCAAGCGCGCGCGCACCGCATTCAGCGCGCAGCAGATCAAGAGTCTAGAGGCGGAGTTTGAGAAAAACCGGTACCTGTCTGTAGCCGCCCGCGGACGGCTGGCGCGGCAGTTACGGCTGACAGAGACGCAG ATCAAAATCTGGTTCCAAAACCGACGCACAAAATGGAAACGGAAGTACACCAACGACGTAGAATTACTCGCGCAGCAATACTACAGCAGTCTCGGCATAGTCGCTCCCCGACCAATGTTCGTAGGCGACCGATTATGGATCTTCAACTACCCTAACCGAATCCCACCAACACAACAGCAACAGTGGATGAAATCTATTAACATCACGCAACCACAGATACAAAGAAGTTTACCTTTTAAACCGGAAGTGCCATTCGCCATGCCACCGTATCCGAACGAACGCTTCTTTCCTGAACGCAACCTTTTGACAGCTCCTGTCAAAATTCCAGCGCAACCCCGCCTTTTGCCGCGCGAAGTTTATAGCAATATGGCGACTGCCCAAAGAAGTCTGGACGTttataagaataatattttaagtCATAGTCCTACTCAGGAGAACGTTGATCATTTGAGGAGGTTAGAGGAGAATTTTAGCATCTAA